Within the Solibacillus silvestris genome, the region ATACATGGAGGGATAATAATCATGTGTGGAATATCAGGTTGGATCGATTTCTCGACTCATTTAGTAAATGAGGAATCGATGATAAAAAAAATGACGAGGACGCTTTTACACCGAGGTCCGGATAGTGAAGGGTACTTTATAAGCAAACATGCTTTATTAGGCCATAAACGGCTTGCAATTATCGATTTAGTGACGGGAAGCCAGCCAATGACACGCGGTGAGTTGACCATTGTGTACAATGGCGAAGTTTACAATGCAAATGAGCTTCGCGAACAGCTTAAAAGTCTAGGCCATTCCTTTCATACATCATCCGATACAGAAGTCATTTTAATGGCGTATGTTGAATGGAAAGAACGCTGTATGGAGTACTTAAATGGAATATTTGCTTTTGCTGTATGGAATGAGCAGGAGCACTCGTTGTTTCTATGTCGTGACCGGCTAGGGGTAAAGCCTCTATTTTACTATGAGCTTCCGGATGGGCTATTGTTCAGCTCTGAAATAAAAGGGATCCTGGCACATCCTGCTGTAAAGACGGAAGTTGATGCAGAAGGGCTTGCCGCATTATTCAGTCTTGGTCCTTCCCGTATTGTAGGGCATGCCATATTTAAAGGGATTAAGGAAGTTAAACCCGCATATGCAATGATAGTGCGGAAGGATTTCAGGAAAAGCTGGCAGTATTGGGATATTGAAAGTAAACAACATGAGCACTCAGAGGCAGAAACGATTGAGAATGTCCGGGAACTGGTAACAAATGCGATTATCCGTCAATTAATAAGTGATGTGCCGCTCAGTACAATGCTTTCAGGCGGGCTTGATTCAAGTATCATTACGGCGGTTGCTGCCCGGCAACTAGCGAAAGAACAGAAAACATTATCAACGTATTCCGTAGCATTTGAAGAAAATGACCAACACTTTATGCAAAATTCATTTCAAACGACTCAGGATGAATACTGGATCGGTAAAATGCAACAGGCATTTCAGACAAAACACCGGCAAGTGACATTGACTCAACAAGAATTAGTAGAAGCTCTGGAACAGGCGATGCGTTTAAAAGATATGCCGAGTATGGCGGATATTGACAGCTCGTTTTATTTATTCTGCAAAGAGATGAAAAAAGAACATACGGTAGCGTTATCCGGTGAATGTGCGGACGAAGTATTTGGTGGTTACCCATGGTTTTATGAAGGAAAAAAGGGAACACTCTTCCCGTGGCTACGCTCCACTAAGGAACGTGAACAGTTATTTAAAGCAGATTGGCAAAAGCGTCTGCAATTGCCGCAGTTTATGCAAAGTACTTATGAAGAGGCAGTTAAGGGAATGCCTGCATTTTTAGGAAGTAAAGAAGAGCAGGAACGTCAGCAGCTGTTTTATTTAAATAACCAGTTTTTTATGCAGACGTTATTGGAGAGAAATGACCGGATGACAATGGGCGCAAGTATGGAAGTCCGGGTACCGTTTGCAGATCATACGATAATTGAGTATGTATGGAATATTCCTTGGGAAATGAAAAATAGCGGCGGCATGGAAAAAGGGATTTTACGAAAGGCATTTCAGGATATTT harbors:
- a CDS encoding asparagine synthetase B, yielding MCGISGWIDFSTHLVNEESMIKKMTRTLLHRGPDSEGYFISKHALLGHKRLAIIDLVTGSQPMTRGELTIVYNGEVYNANELREQLKSLGHSFHTSSDTEVILMAYVEWKERCMEYLNGIFAFAVWNEQEHSLFLCRDRLGVKPLFYYELPDGLLFSSEIKGILAHPAVKTEVDAEGLAALFSLGPSRIVGHAIFKGIKEVKPAYAMIVRKDFRKSWQYWDIESKQHEHSEAETIENVRELVTNAIIRQLISDVPLSTMLSGGLDSSIITAVAARQLAKEQKTLSTYSVAFEENDQHFMQNSFQTTQDEYWIGKMQQAFQTKHRQVTLTQQELVEALEQAMRLKDMPSMADIDSSFYLFCKEMKKEHTVALSGECADEVFGGYPWFYEGKKGTLFPWLRSTKEREQLFKADWQKRLQLPQFMQSTYEEAVKGMPAFLGSKEEQERQQLFYLNNQFFMQTLLERNDRMTMGASMEVRVPFADHTIIEYVWNIPWEMKNSGGMEKGILRKAFQDILPKEVVERKKNPYPKTYHPKYTELVHQRLQQILRQKHSVLHELFEKEQLEQLLATNGQSFQIPWFGQLMAGPQLIAYFIQLHEWVEQYRINIITT